The region ACACTTAATTACAAATGTCAGCGCTGGGTCCAGAATTTGTGACGTAGGAAGCCGTCTACCCGCCACGTAATCACCACCTTCCAAGAGTGCATGTTTACACAACACCAATCTTTCATATTATAACCAGGTTCACGTTCacaatatgaaaagaaaaaagtaaaagactACACAAGTTATTCTGACAATACTAAAACCTTCCCAAAATAATACACCCCCTacccgaaacacacacacacacacccaccccaaAATAAAGTGCAAACGAACAACCTAAAAACTGCAAAGACACAAAACGAcagttttatttactgtgtgaatgtgaaagCTGACATTTCAAGTGGAAATGAGCGACACTAAATTTACACAGTTGTGCTGTAAGCACATTcatcactttcacacacaggcATGTTGGCGTATTTTAATGAATACAAGCGATTTGTcaatacaaactttttttttttgctaggtCACTCCTAAAGGATGATCATTTCAATCCCATGAGTAAGATTTCCTGCACATTTAAAGACTGTCAATCGTGTAAGGTGTGCATCTGCTGTACGACATACTACATGCGTTGTCATTTTGTCCAACAGGATGATTCACTTTTCAAACTTTCATTGACGACACACTTACTGTCACCATGTACTCACTCTgccagcacacacactgcagaaaagtgaaaaagtgTGACCTTTTCTTTTAATAACTGACCGCAATATTTATGGCTTTGCTTGACTCAATCTCCATTAAAGCTGATGACAGACTAAAGAGCAAGCACCTAAACTGTGAACCAGGCAGCAGAGTAAACATCTACGCATCAAAGCTTCTCTCTCGTCATTGTTCCCAGTGGCGTGAAACCAACAACCCTAATTAAAAATGTCATACTGTGATCTTATAACAGCTTCCTTAGCGTGTACGCAATTCCACCGCAGTGACTATCAGAGCACTGAGCAAAATATTTCACCTCATCTTTCGCCTtgactaaatgaatgaatcCGATATTCGGTTAAAACTTAAAACCCTAAATACCAGCACGACAAATAAAGTATCGGCGTCAGTTTGTTCTTCGAAtggaattaaattaattatactGCCCTGCTTCTGTGTCTGATTAACAGTCGATTGGTCTACCAGTTGAAAAATATTTCTTCAGAGAAATTTCCTAGAGAATGTTTCCTACTAGATAAATCATGTATAGAGCCACATCAGCAACAACCAtaacacacacctatatatatatatatatacacgcacacacagaaaaacatcatGGCATGTGTGAATggggaaatgtttttttgttttgttattaaaatgttcCAGTAAATAAATTAGCAACACTAAATTAGGCACTTGTAGCACACCAGATATTTAAGTTTTATAGTTAGCACTGTCTCAGTGTCTTATTTATAAGCTTAACAAATTTAACTTCCAAGTGTACGTGTTAGCGTGGAGAGTCTCATTAGCGTCTCAGAGCAAGCGGTTAATAAATTCCACCATTGCTATACAACTCGGTATCGTTTGGTCTGCGGCATTAAACGTGATTAAACTGCAATACAACATAGCTAACACacctcacacgcgcacacacacacactcacaatatCTAACCAGGAGCATTAAAATTTTGCGTTAAAAGGCACATTACTCATTTGGTCTTCATTTTTGGTTATCCCAAATACTTATTTGACATAATAAGCAACTTATTGAATTTGTGTAATTTTAAGTAATGAGTTTTGAGTGAAGAAGGATCTGGGGTGGAGTGTATTTAAATACCATATCATCAGGAACCCTCATTGTGAGGGATTCCAAATGATACAGATAAAGCTAAGCAGCCTACTAAATGAACACACCTCGAtttcatgttttaaatgttaatataatgtgtctctctgtctattatAAATGAAATTTGCCATAAAGCCTGAGACCTTGAATGTCTGCGTGACCTTAtgcctccaaaaaaaaaaacaaaaacaaacagcgaCAGTTTAAATGTCCTCTAAATCAGAGCCGCTCAACCCGGTTCTTGTTCAGTTCCAACTGCGAACTCATGACTGGATAATTAAGCTCACGTTTCAGTTTAGGAACTGGACAAAGAATGAAAAGGGATATAAATAGGTGTTTGTAATGACAGAGATCAAAGGAGGCCTGGGAGTCATTCAAGGTTTTTTAAGGGTTTTTAGGACCACTCAGTAGCTGTACATGGAGAGAGGTGTGTCCTCCATCATATCATCCtagaacacaaaaaagaaatatagctttaaataaaatatagctttaaaaaaaataccatgttttattaatattttggaATTCATGGTAAagacagtttgatttgattccATTAAAATTCACAGCCAGATTGAATGACTTCTAGAACTAAGACCCACCATGGGGAGATCCTGGAGTCGGCGGAATTCTGGACGCTCATTCCTGTGTCTGAATTTCAGGAAAATTAGAAGAGAGACAATGGCAGCACTCACGACAAACATGGACACCAAGCCGGCCAAGAGAGGATCCATTGATGTACTAGGATCTGGAGATCACAACAGTGCACAAAAgccgggggaaaaaaaacaagaagattggaaaaggggaaaaatattAGGTCAATTCTGAACAAATCTACATTTTATTGAATTCTTTACATTATGACATGAAGTAAAAGAGAACAGAAGCTTTAATAAAAACTTTACAGGCTCAAATCGATTTTAATTACATCGCTCTTTTAAGAAAgcaagcagctttatagaaatatatagattttGGATATAAAGTAAGAAGCCTTgagactcaaaggggagcccatcctcatctgggtgacacgaTTTATAAATCACACTATTTCTAAAAAAGTCCTAAATGTGTAAACAGGACCTTATGAGAAACTTCAAAAATGACTGATGCTCATATAGCCTTAACTTAACCATTGAACAGTTAATGACTTCAGTCCGATACAAGAAGTTACGAACTGAGAGCAAAACGTTTTTTAGCAATTGCAGTGCAATTGTAGTCCTTAGGATTTCCAAAGCTGTCAAAAACTTTGAGTGGTTcaatccacagtaatctcatgGTGAGCTCCTTTCAAATCAAGGTTAAGAGgttctataaataaaaacctttccatattgttgttttttttattcagttgtaTTTCTATAAGTAGAGATTCGAAAGTACATCactggcataaaaaaaaatcaaggttcgatttttcatttattgatttttggCTGTTTACCAGAATTTGGCTGAACCAGTATTGCCAGTCTGGAGCAGATTTAATAATCTTTCTGGTCTGGATTAAAACAGGGCGGTCCTGTTAACCATAACCCCTTTGCTGGTTCACTTTATTAATCCTGCACTGCTAAGTTTGTGTGCATAAGGCACAATTTCACAAAGATACACCGCATAACTGAGCCAACTCTTTTCCCCACATGTTGTACAGTATCAATCTTTACTGTATAAATCAGTATatcaatgtttgtgtgtgtgctatattGATACAAGTTGGCAAGGGAACAAAGCTCCGTCTGTTCACTTGTTTTGTCAGCGTAAAGACGTCCCTGGCCCAGACCAGCCTCAAAGCCTCCAacattataatcacactcttgTTCTCCACACACAATTAGCTTTTCCCAAGTGCTAGCTATAGGTTTTTTGGAGAGTCCCCAGTTACAAAAagcggtgtgtttgtgtgtctgtgtgtggctgcaCTGTGATAATAGGGCGATGAATAGGAGGTTACTTCATTCATCATGTTAGAACAAATAGTCAAGCACACACTGGCACAAAGAGAATCCATGCTGCAacagaaaagccaaaaaaaGTCAAAGAGCAATAAGTGAAGAACTCACTTTCAGTGCTGTCTCCAACATTTAGCTCAGAAGGAGTGTCTACACGAGCTTTCGCCAAGACAGGAGTGCTGCTAAACTCTGTGGGTTGGGTAGTTGTGGTCGTAGTGGTGGTAGCTGTAATGGTGTTTGCAGTGGTGGTTGGCATGGATGTGCCTTTGGTGGTAACAGTCGAAGATTTACCCCGGCTTTGAGTGGTTGTTGCCGATGGGCTGGTGGTAATCTGAGGTCTGGTGGAGGCAGAAGGTGTCTGCGAGGCTTTAGGGGGAGCTGAGGTGCTCGTCTTAGGCTCGCCCTTGGGCAAAGGTGTAGTGGCATTGGTGGATAGTGTTGTGTCGGATGTTGTTGAGGTTATCTGGTTATCTCCGGCTGAAAGATTAGCCCCGTCTTGGCTGTCTGTTAGGTTTCCTggagtgtttgttttgtttgtaggtGCAAGAGTAGTCACTGTAGGTCCACCAACTTCTGTGGGAAAACCTTAATGGTAAAAATCACAAGGTTACATATGAACTTATAGATGAAATCAATCAGTACACGTAGTAGTATTTTTAAgtagtaaattaaaaaataaataaaataaaaaatatcacacaATGAACCCAGTGTTAGGAGTCATTAGGAGCCAAAGCACCAAAGGTGCGTGTTCACCTACTGTGTTCGCTGGTGTTCTTATTCGTATTCAATGCCAGCAATCTTGAGCAACCCCTAAAGTGTATGGTAAAAAGTTGTCATGATGCCTGAGCATAGAGCCAATAGTCTGGCCATAATATTTTGCCAAATTTTgcatcttacatttacagcatttagcagatgcccttatccagagcgacttacattttatctaatttttatacaactgagaaattgagggttaagggccttgctcaggggcccaacagtggcagtttggtggatgtaggaatcaaactcacaaccttccgattggtagcccaacaccttaaccactaggctaccacatcccaatcCCATCTTTTGCCAATACCAATATCAAGGTATATATCCACTTGCAATTTCTGCACCGAATTACGTTGATTTTCCaccatgttgttttatttctgccattttaaatttattttcccATATCCTCCTAGGCTGTTCATCAGATTAAACCACTTGGCAAGTAACATCCACACAGACCCttgtgacagaaaaaaactccATAAAGAGCTTAGCGTTCCTAAACAAAACCAGGTCATTTAGTTAAGCACCTTTTCTTGAAGCAGCCAGAAAATTATAATTAGTTTGTCTCCATTCTTCCGAGACTAATGATTTAAAGTCacacattgtttttaaattgattGCGAAATAAAAGGATTGCGACATCATATATCTGCAATGCttcattatataaacacacatcatgaCAGCTATATTTAAGACCATGTCGTTAGGGAGAACAAACTTTTTCCGAGAGTGGTGCTATgtagtgcttggaccccttagCTTGCATCTCTTCTTTTAAAACTGAGTGTAAACAGTGTGatagcacatacacatacgagttgtgtgtgtgtttgtgtgtgtgtgtgtgtgcgcgccaaCAGATGTTGTGGTGCACTGTTCAGTGCTGACGAGGTGCTTTTCCGCACTTGCAAATGAACTGAAGCAACAGAAACGTCATCAGGCTTCAAACCTTCTCACCTTCCTGTAAAATCTCACACTGCCTTTTGTCACACTGCCTCCCGCATCCAGCCCCTCCGCCCCATAGCTATCGCTCTAGCATAGATTTACTGTGCCTCTTTTGCAATTCTATGTGCCCAGGTCTGTTTGATCCTATTGTTTCACAAATTGTGTACTGCTTGGCTTATGCTGCCTAACAATTCGGTGGATCAACAAATTAGAGTCTGCAGTACGcatttacagttacacacacattccttaAATTTAGGTCAGCCTTGCAGCACACACTTCTACTAGGTTGCAAGAAAATGACGACTAACAGTCTTTACCTGATTCACACAGCCTTTAAACAGATGATTTGCATGATGTGTGATGTGCCACCATCTTTGTGTTATATCaacattaaattatataaaatgtttcgTGCACACTGTATGTATTATCTGTGCAACAAACCACATTCTTGGTTTATCGAGCTTCACAGTCTCGGTCTATGCTGTCTCTGCTCTTCGTCTCAGGTCTTGGATATACAAATGGATATAGACACAAACCCAGTGATGATAAACAGATCtatttcatttagattttactgtaaaaatgtttgtgtatactgtatgtgtttgttctttATAAAACTTCAGTATTAATTAAAcacagtattttatattttattattttaccttAAAAGAACACTGGCTCTTCtaggtcagattttttttggcaACAAGCACAGATTACGGTGCATAATAATATTGTGAGAACGTGATCCATTGAATCTGGCTCAGCTGCATGGACACAAAGCTCACAGCTACTTGTCACATGTGTATAACACTCCACTACACCATTGTACCTTCGTCGCTTATTGCTAATTTACATAAAACGCCCCGACGTTTATGCGGCCGTCGTCGTGCGAGTGAGACAATAAAAGGAAAGTGTTCAGCAGGCTACTCAAGATCCAAGCAAGATTAGAGGGAAGAAAGAACCTTCTAAGGTCAGAGGaaggaaacaaacacagacagaaggaAGAAAGTGTTTTGTGTTAAAGGTGATGTTGACTGAGATTAAAGCAACTAAAAAGTGAGGTAGAaagtttgctttaaaaaaaaaaagaaaagaaaagcaacatATCGtacgagatgaaggagaagtATCGTGAGGTCTTTGCCACGAATCATGGGACACCTCTATTGTCTTCACACCCATTGGTAGTCGCTGCACCCAGTCACTCCTTATTTATATAGAGTTCAACTATAAAGATCAACTTTGTTGTATCACTGGACACGTCCACATTTAGGTCACCAATACCTGCTGTCACTCATGTCATAGGAAGTCTGTTCACTTTTTCACTGTGAGTTGCTAGATCTGTAAATGTATAAGAATTCCAAGAAGGGGAATCTATGTAAAGTGATCAGATTATGCTCATTTCCTTCCCTTCtctaataaaatgcataaaaactTGCTATTTCTTTATTacaataatgttaattaatacatGTTTTTGTGTTGCAGTGGCCATCGATAGTCCATACGAATGAGGTCTATAGCGTGTGAGGTATAGCCGCTAACGGTAAaaattattatgttattacacGAAATTGCTATTCACCAAGATGCAAACGTATTCGTACTGATCTACACACATGAGAGTAATATACGTGGAACTGCCAAGGCTTGATCATATACAGATAAAGAATCCTAGAAAGCCTCACCTGGAGCATCTGTGCTGTTGGCTGTACCGTTATGGCTGAGGGTGTCGTTAGCCGAGGGATCTCCCTCGGAGGAAGCAGTGAGAAATGTAGGACTTGAAATGGATTCTGGATGTGTAGTGGATGACCTCTGGGGAGGTGAGGAGGTGGATAGCATGGTGAAGTTCTGAAGAAGTGTAGAGTTTGAATCATGCTCacctgaggacacacacacacacacacacacacacacacgggtgcaAGGTTAGAGGCAAACATGGCTCTGATAACATGATTTTGCAATCACATGTCAATCACATCTTTAGAAATCTGTAACAAGATAAGACTTGATGGGAACCaaggacttgtgtgtgtgtgtgtgtgtgtgtgtgtgtgtgtgtgtgtgtgtgtgtgtatgtgtaggagAATGGTTTCCTAATGACTTCCTGAAAGCAACTCATGAACAAGCATAATGGGCtaatcatgtgtttgtgtgtggcagAGAGATGATCCAGAGGGAGAGAATGGAGTGATTAATCTATTTTAATACACTTGTGTTAAAGAGGCAGTCGGGCAAGAAGAACAATAGAGAACAAAAAACTAGAAAGCTGCTATTAAAGATTCCcctgtaatatatattatttagtaCAATCTGGAGTTTCTAATTGGAAATGAGTCCTATCTGGAAATGATGAATAAAGAATGAGCCAAATGGAGGTCTAGGGCTGATTAAAACCCCAGGGGCAATTATAGCTCACTTGGACATCTAAAAAGAGACAATACCTTTGCGCCTATGTTTCACTTCAAGAACAGCCAAAAATTATTGCAATTACGAAATTCATGTTTTGCTCCGATTTAGAGATAACAACAAGAAGAGGTTAACAGTCcaataaaatgtattgaaataaaaacagtacaaatTAACATCTGTATCCTCGTATGACACAGTGCTTACACGCTGAACCTAAGTTTACTGACTGCGTCATTGGCATCTGGAAGATTCATGACCTACATTAGCTACTTACATTGTACAATACATCGATCAATGCGGAGATCACAGAAGCCTGCAAAATGCATCCAAGCGAACAAACCTAGTAATGTCTTTTCAACTCGGTAACATCACAACAACGTGGCAACACACGGCAATTGTATGCTGTCTATACTTTCGGTCAATCCACAAACAGACATGTTCGCTTGATAAATTTAGAACACTAACTATACAAATAACTGTTCTGAAGAGTAAAATACACAATCACATTTAGtacattgctttaaaaaaaaagagggaggcATCCATGTATTTTCTCACAGTGTACAGCTCGAATGACGTTATTCTGACTTCCCACACAAGTCAAATGCAGATTCAATATGCCTGGTCTCTAAAGTTTGCCTTAATTTGTTTGACTCCATCTTTTTCCAACCGGACATTATTGCAAAAAAAGGTAAGGAGATGAAATGACTGGTATAATTTGCGTTAAGCTTGATGAGAATTTCAGGTCCATCACGATATTCCCGTAATGTCAGAGATCGATCAGATCCGGCGTCAGGTACAGTGTTACTGAGAGCAGCTCTCCAGAGATTAAACCAGTACACACTTGCTCTCCTTCTAAAATATACATTTCCCGTTTTTTGCCCTCCTCAACTTCTCTGCGATCACATCAAGTCTTCCACAGTAACCCATTTCCTCGCTCTtcccctccatccctccctctccTGTGACCATTTTGAGAAAAGCCAGTGACTCCATGTTAATGTTATTAGAGTGCTGATAGAGAAACACGCCACTCACATAGCAATCCTAATCACTCAACTCTCAGCTGGAGAAATGAGTCACATCGCCCGAAGGTTTCTATTGAGCATTAGCACactaacacatttaaatagctGGTGGCTTAGATTAGGATAagttacaaaaaagaaaacctctCTCTACTCTAGATTATCTCTCAAAAATTAATGTAGATCTGCTCTTTATAATAAGGTGAAATGAAAAAACGGAACCAAACTATGCAAATACATGAACTAGAAACTTAACAGGTTCAGCTGTATATctaaaaataattgaatataTTAGTCACGCAAGAGCAGTCACTGAGAGTGAGGGCTAACACATGCCTCCTCTGAAACACATGCCGTTTATGTCACATCTCAGGGCAGCTGGAAAAAGGCCACCAATTGTCCATCTGTATACACAAGAAACCGCTTTCTCTACTCGGCTTCGTAGCAGCTAATGCTAATTCTAAGTTGGTGTTTtggaaaaatgaaataatatacaCTAAAaagctgctgaaaaaaaaattgttctaaCATGAAGCATGTAGTAAAAAAGTTCAAAGTTGAAGGCAGGTTTTTAGTAGTAGACTGaccttatctttttttttttttttaaatgggaaCAAGAGCCATTTCACCCAattagtaaaaaacaaaaacagacagtaGTTCTTCTCCCAGTGTTAAACACTTCCCCCTTTTTACTAAGCACAATTCCTCAAAACCACATATCTCAGAGCAGCTGACTCTCCCtcaaacagtctctctctcacaccacaaGCCAGTGTCCTcagggaaagtgtgtgtgtgtgtgtgtgtgtgtgagtgagagagagagcgtatatatgtgtgtgtgtgtctgtactgccCGAATCTACCACACCCTGAGCCCCACAATAATGCCCCTGTTCTCCAGAGTGATGGAGTACCACGGCTTACACTCTCCtgacgcaaacacacactaagtACAGCTCACATGTGAGTGATCCAATGCACAACGACCGCATTTATCAGCAGCAATTATATGCTGTTCACTCAAGTATACTGGGAAACTCTCTTTTCAGTagttaaataaaagaatcagTGTTTGAATGTGTTGTAGACTACCTACGCATACACCTAAAGTATACCACTGCAACCCCTGTGCTCTTGTCGAAACATTAGGCCTACAGAGATTGTAAAGAGGCATACTGACAGCAGTGTATAGTTACAGCATCCGCTATCcaggtgttttgttttgtccttcTCGTATGACTATGTTTCCTCTTCTTGCACTTTCtatccacctacacacacacactttctccagCCTGGGGATCACACGATGATTAAGATGGCAACACATaggctatctatctatccacccacaCTCCCTACctacctgtctatctatctatctatctatcaggatTTGTGTTTCTGCACATTTAGCCACATACATACAGAATGTCCATATAAGGCCATTTTACTAATAGACatgaataattaacaaataattattgaatgaaatgacatcattaaCCAACACCACAGAAGCAACATGGCTGCACACAGcatcaacaacaaacaaagCATCACGTATGTGCAGTATAACTGACCTTAACTGACCTATTTGGTTTAGGTCTATTAGCATTCAGACAAATTTGCTTTTTAAATACAATCACACTGACTACTCAGTTTTCATCGTAGAGTTGGTAGAAATGACATAATTCCCGCTTTGGAGGTAAATCAAATGCAGCATTATTTCTAGCAGATAAGGAAGAGAGGAGAACGTGTTCTGAGAAAGTGAGGAGAAGCGACGAGGTGTGAAATCCTGGTAACGGAAGTGAAAGTGAGACggatattaaaataaagcatGTGTGATGGAAAGCAGAGAGTAAAAAGATTAGACTATGCCTTGCAGAAGGAGAGATGTACATTAAATTGATGAATGAAGAGAAACTCATGGGAAAAtctatgtagaaaaaaaactaaagcagAAAGAGACAGGggtggcacaaaaaaaaaaagcatttcccGGATCACAACaatcacccccacacacacatatatatacacacacctggacaTGCGCACCTGGCCAAACGTCTGCTTTTACACTAGCATTCATTTAGCATGCGGTTTTGTTAATCGCAGCTTTGAAGGCGAGTTCAAACAGCAAACATTCTCTGATCTGATGAGTTCAAACCACTACAGGAGACTGAGAGGAAACCAGGATTTAAATCggataagggaaaaaaaaaaaaagagcgttCAACTAATGACCAACACAAGTGGAGAAGAGGTCAACAATCAGTctagaacagagaagagaaatTATGTTAATAATGTATTGAATTTATGCCTTTATTCGAAATAATATTGTAATGATTCTCTGCAATAAAGTACTGAGTTCAAACTATATAAACTGTTATACTAGATAAAAGATAGTATCCCAAAATACTACGTAAATGTAACTAGCAAATACTTTGCTAACAGAATGATCTAACTAGCTACTTTAAAAACTGCTTTAATGAACATGTTTGATTAGTTTATTGTTtgcagttttagttttttttttaaggtggtAAAACACTAGTAATACTGTTTCCCTGTGCATTctgcttttaacaacagaacagtctgtctttctctcaggtGTTGACAAACAGCCTACAGGCCAGAACCAGCAAGGTTTTAATCTCTAGATGTTTACTTTTATTCCACCAAAAGGCTAAATATACTATCAATAAACTCTGGGCCATATACTCAGCTGCTGACATCATGTGCTAATGGCATGGACCTCCTCATAAACAAGACAAAATTGTCCCATGTAGGCAGTCAGTGGACCGGAGTCGCGCTCTCTGCATTAGTTTTCAAAATAATCGATCCCTGAATTAATGGAGATTTTCTCTGCTTAGGCACACAGGTGATCTTCTCAAAGTAATCCACAGGAGGTTTTATGTTACACTCGTGTCAAATCTCTGAATCAGTTCTGTTCGTTTCAAGACCTTTATGGTATGAATTAATCTCTTATGTAAATTTTTATAGCATTCCCCAAAATGTTAAGACttaagattttttatttgttaaataaacagtgatacacagtatataactaTTTGAGGTTCGAGTCtggttaatatttttatatgtataatttgcCATGCACttggagtgagagagacaataACTTTACACAGTCAACATCATGGATAATGTGAAAAATAGATGTGTTTAGAAGAGGTTATGTGTGACATTTCATTTGGATTTCTTGGAGGTTGTACCAAACCGTTGACATTCTAGTGATTTGATATGATGACGTTAGTGATTTCATCACGAACTTTTAGAATAACAATTTTAGAAtacttttgtttgttaattaattaagtggGCATGCATGGATAAAAAACATCCACTGGTCACaaatggggggcatggtggcttagtggttagcacgttcgcctcacacctccagggttgggggttcgattcccgccctgcatgttctccccgtgcctcgggggtttcttccgggtactccggtttcctcccccggtccaaagacatgcatggtaggttgattggcatctctggaaaattgtccgtactgtgtgattgcgtgaatgaatgaatgagtgtgtgtgtgtgccctgtgatgggttggcacaccgtccagggtgtatcctgccttaatgcccgatgacgcctgagataggcacaggctccccgtgacccgaggtagttcggataagcggtagaagatgagtgagagtgagtgagtgtctctCCCCTGACTATCAGAACAAAACAAGCCAATCAaaggcatctgtgagctcaagTATGCAGAAGATGGCGGATTGCTCTTTCATCAGAATGTTGTAAAAGATGTAGTTGGCTGGAATCACGTCTCTGGAAAGAAGCATGTGCTAGCCTTCACCGTCCCTGGCTGGTAGCTATTGTGTGACGGGGAGAGCTGACTGATATGTGggtattattacttttatgaGTTTTCTTGGGATGGCATAATTCCATAGAATATTATTTGGTTTCTTTCTCTTgggttctccctgtgctttgggggATTTCCTTAGGGTATTCTGGGTTCCTCACCAAGACCtgttgtaggctgactggcaacTCTAAATTTCCCATAGTGTATGGATATACTGGGTAGGACCAAACAGGACAGAAAatgtcaacaacaacaacaaaaaagacaaagaagctgggtGATGGTAAAAGGTAAACAAACCTTTGCAGAGAGTGTGCAGAAAACGTTAAATTCAACCTGAACAAGGAGAACAAGGAGCGGGTACACAGTAATAATGCAATACATAACTATATTAATACCTGCTTT is a window of Tachysurus vachellii isolate PV-2020 chromosome 3, HZAU_Pvac_v1, whole genome shotgun sequence DNA encoding:
- the LOC132843436 gene encoding uncharacterized protein LOC132843436 gives rise to the protein MMQTESIALCMLLLFCSPSFIQGEHDSNSTLLQNFTMLSTSSPPQRSSTTHPESISSPTFLTASSEGDPSANDTLSHNGTANSTDAPGFPTEVGGPTVTTLAPTNKTNTPGNLTDSQDGANLSAGDNQITSTTSDTTLSTNATTPLPKGEPKTSTSAPPKASQTPSASTRPQITTSPSATTTQSRGKSSTVTTKGTSMPTTTANTITATTTTTTTTQPTEFSSTPVLAKARVDTPSELNVGDSTENPSTSMDPLLAGLVSMFVVSAAIVSLLIFLKFRHRNERPEFRRLQDLPMDDMMEDTPLSMYSY